In Acidobacteriota bacterium, one DNA window encodes the following:
- a CDS encoding holo-ACP synthase gives MIVGSGVDIAEVARVREVLARHGERFLQRVFTPLEIAYCQRHKNSVERFAARFAAKEAAMKALGTGWRNGVTWKDFEVANEPSGKPTLRLTGKAAEICAALGGQRIHLSMTHTEATAFAQVIIED, from the coding sequence ATGATTGTGGGGTCGGGAGTGGACATCGCGGAAGTGGCGCGCGTGCGCGAGGTCCTCGCACGGCACGGCGAGCGCTTCCTCCAGCGCGTGTTTACTCCCCTGGAGATCGCCTATTGCCAGCGTCACAAGAACAGCGTGGAGCGTTTCGCCGCCCGCTTCGCCGCCAAGGAAGCCGCCATGAAGGCGCTGGGCACCGGCTGGCGCAACGGCGTCACCTGGAAGGATTTCGAAGTAGCCAACGAGCCCAGCGGCAAGCCCACGCTGCGCTTGACTGGCAAGGCTGCGGAAATCTGCGCCGCCCTCGGCGGCCAGCGCATTCATCTATCCATGACGCACACCGAGGCGACCGCCTTCGCGCAAGTCATCATTGAAGATTAA
- the mtaB gene encoding tRNA (N(6)-L-threonylcarbamoyladenosine(37)-C(2))-methylthiotransferase MtaB, translated as MPSYHTHNFGCRANQADGAAIEQDLAARGYVASPDQAKADVVILNSCTVTSAADADLRQSARRIHRDNPQARIVITGCYAQRRPEELAALPGVEWVVGNAHKSEIAGLLDVEEANEAEENALAPVRSSASFFPITQLAATHPDDDTAPLGSIAPAPLARILTSDIRAQRQFTAAPFFGGTVEDRTRPNLKIQDGCNNRCSFCIIPSVRGLSRSLAPAEVVEQVRSLTDAGYREVVISGVNLGQYGRDLTGAGEGTSGRRRTSFVRLLRRVLDETGIEKLRLSSVEPMDFTDTLLDLIASTPRIARHIHAPLQSGSDRILRLMHRKYTAARYRQRILAAYARFPNAAFGADVIVGFPGETDNDFQQTYALIDELPMTYLHVFPYSRRPGTPADQMPDQVPPPVIRERGRLLRDLSARKNQQFRERQVGQILPALTLDKGTSGGAPALSDNYLRIALAPKSEHPAPNTHVRVQIISESLDGLFGDVIS; from the coding sequence ATGCCCAGCTACCACACCCACAACTTCGGATGCCGAGCCAATCAGGCCGACGGCGCTGCCATCGAACAGGACCTCGCGGCGCGCGGTTACGTCGCCTCACCTGACCAAGCCAAAGCCGACGTGGTTATCCTGAACAGTTGCACGGTAACCTCCGCCGCCGACGCTGACCTGCGCCAGTCCGCGCGGCGCATCCATCGCGACAACCCGCAAGCCCGCATCGTCATCACCGGCTGCTACGCGCAGCGCCGCCCGGAAGAACTGGCCGCGCTGCCCGGCGTGGAGTGGGTTGTCGGTAATGCGCACAAATCCGAGATTGCAGGCCTGCTGGATGTAGAGGAAGCAAATGAAGCAGAGGAAAACGCGCTTGCGCCTGTCCGTTCCTCTGCTTCCTTCTTCCCGATCACCCAACTCGCCGCCACGCATCCCGACGACGACACCGCGCCACTCGGCTCCATCGCGCCCGCGCCGCTAGCACGCATCCTGACCTCGGACATTCGCGCGCAGCGCCAATTTACCGCCGCGCCGTTTTTCGGCGGCACCGTGGAGGATCGCACGCGGCCCAATCTGAAAATTCAGGATGGTTGCAACAATCGCTGCTCGTTCTGCATCATCCCGTCAGTGCGCGGGCTCAGCCGAAGCCTCGCGCCCGCCGAAGTTGTCGAGCAGGTGCGGAGCCTGACCGACGCAGGCTACCGCGAAGTGGTCATCTCCGGCGTGAACCTCGGCCAGTATGGCCGCGACCTCACCGGAGCCGGAGAGGGCACGAGCGGCAGGCGCCGCACCAGCTTCGTGCGATTGTTGCGAAGAGTGTTGGATGAAACGGGGATTGAAAAGTTACGACTTAGTTCCGTCGAGCCGATGGACTTCACCGACACGCTGCTCGACCTGATAGCCTCGACGCCGCGCATCGCACGCCACATCCACGCGCCGCTGCAAAGCGGCTCGGACCGCATCCTGCGCCTGATGCACCGCAAGTACACCGCCGCGCGCTACCGCCAGCGCATCCTCGCCGCTTACGCGCGCTTCCCCAACGCAGCCTTCGGCGCCGACGTGATCGTCGGCTTCCCCGGCGAAACCGACAATGACTTCCAGCAGACTTACGCGCTCATCGACGAGCTGCCCATGACCTACCTGCACGTGTTCCCCTACTCGCGCCGCCCCGGCACCCCCGCCGACCAAATGCCCGACCAAGTCCCGCCGCCAGTGATCCGCGAGCGCGGCCGCCTGCTGCGCGACCTCTCCGCCCGCAAGAACCAGCAATTCCGCGAGCGCCAGGTAGGCCAGATACTCCCTGCACTCACTCTCGATAAGGGAACATCCGGAGGAGCCCCCGCCCTCAGCGACAACTATCTTCGCATCGCGCTCGCACCCAAATCTGAACATCCCGCTCCCAACACCCACGTCCGCGTCCAGATAATTTCGGAATCGCTAGATGGATTGTTCGGCGACGTAATTTCGTAG
- a CDS encoding 30S ribosomal protein S21, translating to MAEVRLQDGESLENALRRFKRRVQTEDIIKEIKKHSFYLKPGEKKRVKQALARKRSRKRFRRSEGD from the coding sequence TTGGCGGAAGTTAGACTCCAGGACGGCGAGTCCTTGGAAAACGCCCTGCGCCGCTTCAAGCGGAGAGTTCAGACCGAAGACATCATTAAAGAGATCAAGAAGCATTCGTTCTATCTGAAACCCGGTGAGAAGAAGCGCGTAAAGCAAGCCCTTGCCCGCAAACGCAGCCGTAAGCGTTTTCGTCGTAGTGAAGGCGATTAG
- the glgC gene encoding glucose-1-phosphate adenylyltransferase, protein MDKVLTILLAGGAGERLFPLTRERAKPAVPFGAIYRIIDVTLSNCINSGLRKIFILTQYKALSLNRHIRLGWNIFSPEMGEFIEIVPPMKRVGENWYQGTADAVFQNIYSILIEDPDYVLVLAADHIYKMDYQKMLEQHKRTGAEVTVGTIPQPAEAASRFGVVQQDAGGVITGFVEKPQGAALDELQREGTVQTSMGIYLFTASKLISMLRKDAGDMSSAHDFGKNIIPEMVGSHRVISYPFVDENHQEALYWRDVGTLDAYYEANMDLVTVRPTFNLYHRDWPIRTMALQNPPAKFVFAQEGSRMGLVLDSIVSPGCIVSGGRVVQSVLSPDVRVNSYSEVQGSILFSGVSVGRYSRLRRCIIDRDVNIPENIQIGYDLDQDRERGYTITENGVVVVGRPVP, encoded by the coding sequence ATGGATAAAGTATTGACCATTCTGCTCGCCGGTGGGGCCGGTGAAAGGCTCTTCCCTCTAACGCGTGAGCGCGCCAAGCCCGCCGTGCCGTTCGGAGCCATCTACCGCATTATCGACGTTACCTTAAGCAACTGCATCAACTCCGGCCTGCGCAAGATATTCATCCTCACCCAGTACAAGGCACTTTCGTTGAACCGGCACATCCGGCTGGGTTGGAATATTTTTTCGCCCGAGATGGGCGAGTTCATTGAGATTGTTCCACCGATGAAACGCGTGGGCGAGAATTGGTATCAGGGCACGGCGGACGCTGTCTTCCAGAATATTTACAGCATATTGATCGAGGACCCCGACTATGTGCTGGTGCTGGCTGCGGATCATATCTACAAGATGGACTACCAGAAGATGCTGGAGCAGCACAAGCGCACCGGCGCCGAGGTTACCGTGGGCACCATCCCGCAACCCGCTGAGGCGGCCTCGCGCTTTGGCGTGGTCCAGCAGGATGCGGGCGGGGTCATTACCGGATTCGTGGAGAAGCCGCAGGGCGCGGCGCTGGATGAGCTGCAGCGCGAGGGTACGGTGCAGACTTCGATGGGCATCTACCTGTTCACCGCGTCGAAGCTGATCTCCATGCTGCGCAAGGACGCCGGCGACATGAGCTCGGCGCACGATTTTGGCAAGAACATCATCCCCGAGATGGTGGGGAGCCATCGCGTGATCTCCTACCCGTTCGTGGACGAGAATCACCAGGAGGCGCTCTATTGGCGCGATGTCGGCACGCTGGACGCTTACTACGAGGCCAACATGGACCTGGTAACCGTGCGGCCGACTTTTAATCTGTATCACCGCGATTGGCCCATTCGCACCATGGCGCTGCAGAATCCGCCGGCTAAGTTTGTTTTCGCGCAGGAGGGATCGCGCATGGGGTTGGTTCTGGACTCGATTGTGTCGCCGGGCTGCATCGTTAGCGGCGGTCGCGTGGTGCAGAGCGTGCTGTCGCCTGACGTGCGCGTGAACAGCTACTCCGAGGTGCAGGGTTCCATCCTGTTTTCGGGCGTCAGCGTGGGCCGCTACAGCCGCTTGCGGCGCTGCATCATCGACCGCGATGTGAACATTCCAGAGAATATCCAGATCGGCTATGACTTGGACCAGGACCGTGAGCGGGGGTACACGATTACTGAGAACGGCGTGGTGGTGGTGGGCCGTCCCGTGCCGTAA
- a CDS encoding phosphopyruvate hydratase: protein MSQQADTKIKSVQGREVLDSRGNPTVEAEVTLSSGAIGWAAVPSGASTGEHEAVELRDGDSNRYLGKGVRKAVENIGKVIAPALAGTNAREQSAVDRLMIDLDGTPNKSKLGANAILAVSMATARAAAAAAGLPLYRYLAGLAGPPIGSTPGTLLPVPLMNIINGGAHSDNNVDFQEFMIAPIGAEKFSDALRMGVEVFHHLKKVLAKKGYSTAVGDEGGFAPNLRSNTEAIEEILEAINAAGYKVGEQIMLALDPATSEFYKDGKYIFKKSDKSEHSSEQMVEFWANWVRQYPIVSIEDGLAEDDWDGWKLITQRLGAKVQLVGDDLFVTNTERLERGIKEHAANSILIKVNQIGSLTETLEAIGMARRAGFNSIISHRSGETEDSFIADLAVATDAGQIKTGSASRSDRIAKYNRLLRIEDELGAEAGFLGRKTVFGFGG from the coding sequence ATGAGCCAGCAAGCAGATACAAAGATAAAGAGTGTCCAGGGCAGGGAAGTGCTGGATTCGCGTGGGAACCCCACGGTGGAAGCGGAAGTTACTTTATCCAGTGGCGCGATAGGCTGGGCGGCGGTGCCGAGCGGCGCATCAACGGGCGAGCACGAAGCTGTTGAATTGCGCGACGGCGATTCCAATCGCTATCTCGGCAAAGGCGTGCGCAAGGCGGTCGAGAACATCGGCAAAGTGATTGCCCCGGCGTTGGCTGGTACGAATGCGCGAGAACAGTCGGCGGTGGACCGCCTGATGATTGATCTGGATGGTACGCCGAACAAGTCGAAGCTGGGAGCGAACGCGATTTTGGCTGTGTCGATGGCCACGGCGCGCGCGGCGGCAGCGGCGGCGGGCCTGCCGCTCTACCGCTATCTGGCTGGGCTTGCGGGTCCGCCAATCGGCTCGACGCCGGGCACGTTGTTGCCCGTGCCGCTGATGAACATCATCAATGGCGGCGCGCACTCGGACAACAATGTTGATTTCCAGGAGTTCATGATCGCGCCCATAGGCGCGGAGAAATTTTCCGACGCGCTGCGCATGGGCGTCGAAGTATTTCATCACCTGAAGAAGGTGCTCGCGAAAAAGGGATATTCGACCGCGGTGGGCGACGAAGGCGGGTTCGCGCCGAATCTGCGCTCCAACACCGAAGCGATTGAAGAAATTCTTGAAGCCATTAACGCGGCTGGCTACAAGGTCGGCGAGCAGATCATGCTGGCGCTCGATCCGGCGACGAGTGAGTTCTACAAGGACGGAAAGTACATCTTCAAGAAATCCGACAAGAGTGAGCATAGCTCCGAACAGATGGTCGAGTTCTGGGCCAACTGGGTGCGGCAGTATCCCATTGTCTCGATCGAAGACGGCCTCGCCGAGGATGACTGGGATGGCTGGAAGCTGATCACGCAGAGGCTGGGAGCGAAGGTGCAGTTAGTGGGCGACGATCTTTTCGTCACCAACACCGAGCGGCTGGAGCGCGGCATCAAGGAGCACGCCGCCAACTCGATCCTCATCAAGGTCAATCAGATTGGCTCGCTGACCGAAACGCTGGAGGCCATCGGCATGGCCCGCCGCGCCGGCTTCAACTCCATCATCTCGCACCGCTCCGGCGAGACCGAAGACTCCTTTATCGCCGACCTCGCGGTGGCCACCGACGCGGGGCAAATCAAGACCGGCTCGGCCAGCCGCTCCGACCGCATCGCCAAATACAACCGCCTGCTGCGCATCGAAGACGAGTTGGGCGCGGAGGCTGGCTTCCTCGGGCGCAAGACCGTATTTGGTTTTGGCGGTTGA
- a CDS encoding 2,3-bisphosphoglycerate-independent phosphoglycerate mutase produces the protein MRPKPLLLIILDGWGHNPSSYGNAIALARKPTWDELTRDYPHTLIHTSGPAVGLPEGQMGNSEVGHLNMGSGRIIHMNITRLDQMIQSGEFFKHPVLVNAMLRGRERRLHLLGLLSDGGVHSRQEHLYALLRMARQSGVEKVFVHAFMDGRDTPPNNGIGYMEQLQKQLQTIGVGEVATVSGRYYAMDRDKRWERTARAYNAIVNGEGQKTTDPAAAIRASYEQGVTDEFIEPHVVTNERGEPRGVIRDEDAVIFCNFRADRARQMTTALTDPLLEGIPRASMPQRLAYVCMTQYDKKSALPRVLEAEAPEHILAHIIAENGLRNLRVAETEKYAHVTYFFNGGVETAFPGEERILVPSPKVATYDLKPEMSAAGIADAVVKAIEGKTFDFIIINFANADMVGHSGKLEAAIQAVETVDSCLGRIYAALRREGGGMIVTADHGNAEMMIDPVTGGPHTYHTTLPVPLLMVLPGAHLPHLREGGSLRDIAPTLLGISGLETPREMSGRDLRRKPIGPK, from the coding sequence ATGCGACCAAAACCACTGCTGCTAATCATTCTGGATGGCTGGGGGCACAACCCTTCCTCCTATGGCAACGCCATCGCCTTGGCACGCAAGCCCACTTGGGATGAGCTGACGCGCGACTATCCGCATACGCTTATTCACACCTCGGGGCCTGCCGTGGGACTGCCCGAAGGGCAGATGGGCAACAGCGAAGTCGGCCATCTGAACATGGGCAGCGGGCGCATCATTCACATGAACATCACGCGGCTGGATCAGATGATCCAGTCCGGCGAATTCTTCAAGCACCCGGTGCTGGTAAACGCCATGCTGCGCGGGCGTGAGCGGCGGCTGCATCTGCTGGGCCTCTTAAGCGACGGCGGCGTGCATTCGCGGCAGGAGCATCTGTACGCGCTGCTACGCATGGCGCGGCAGTCGGGCGTCGAGAAAGTTTTCGTTCATGCCTTCATGGATGGTCGTGACACGCCGCCCAACAACGGCATCGGATACATGGAGCAGTTGCAGAAGCAGTTGCAAACCATCGGCGTGGGAGAAGTGGCCACCGTGTCAGGCCGCTACTACGCGATGGATCGCGACAAGCGCTGGGAGCGCACCGCGCGCGCGTACAACGCCATCGTCAATGGCGAAGGCCAAAAGACGACTGATCCGGCGGCGGCAATCCGCGCGTCCTATGAGCAGGGCGTTACCGACGAGTTCATCGAGCCTCATGTGGTTACCAATGAACGCGGGGAGCCGCGCGGCGTGATCCGCGACGAAGACGCCGTGATCTTCTGCAACTTTCGCGCCGACCGCGCCCGTCAGATGACCACCGCGCTCACTGATCCACTTCTGGAGGGCATTCCGCGCGCGTCGATGCCGCAACGGCTGGCCTACGTCTGCATGACGCAGTATGACAAGAAGTCGGCCTTGCCGCGCGTGCTGGAGGCGGAAGCTCCCGAGCACATCCTGGCGCACATCATCGCCGAGAACGGTCTGCGCAATCTGCGCGTGGCCGAGACGGAGAAGTACGCGCACGTCACTTACTTCTTCAACGGCGGCGTGGAGACGGCCTTCCCCGGCGAGGAACGCATCCTGGTGCCATCGCCCAAGGTGGCGACTTACGATCTGAAGCCGGAGATGAGCGCGGCGGGGATCGCCGACGCCGTGGTCAAGGCCATTGAGGGCAAGACCTTCGACTTCATCATCATTAACTTCGCCAACGCCGATATGGTGGGCCACTCGGGAAAGTTGGAAGCCGCGATCCAGGCGGTGGAGACGGTCGATAGCTGTCTCGGACGCATCTACGCGGCGCTGCGACGCGAGGGCGGGGGCATGATCGTCACCGCCGATCACGGCAATGCCGAGATGATGATTGACCCGGTAACAGGTGGGCCGCACACCTATCACACCACTCTACCTGTACCCTTGCTGATGGTGCTTCCTGGCGCCCATCTTCCGCACTTGCGGGAGGGTGGATCCCTGCGCGACATCGCACCGACATTGCTGGGAATCAGCGGGCTGGAGACGCCACGCGAGATGAGCGGCCGGGATCTGCGCAGGAAGCCAATTGGGCCGAAATAA
- a CDS encoding response regulator — MAMPPERQIRVLNILESEHYDVTLAADAGRAMMLLGFPAHFDLVLVDADIPGGSWREILQMVIASRPECEVIVCSRCGEEDLWADVIQSGAFDLIPDPIERNELLRIVNSARNSEYLRRFTHFHNAQAS; from the coding sequence TTGGCCATGCCGCCGGAGCGGCAGATTCGCGTCCTGAATATTCTGGAGAGTGAGCACTACGATGTGACCCTGGCCGCCGACGCGGGTCGCGCGATGATGTTGTTAGGGTTTCCGGCGCACTTCGATCTGGTGCTGGTGGATGCCGATATCCCCGGTGGTAGCTGGCGGGAAATTCTGCAGATGGTGATCGCCTCGCGGCCCGAGTGCGAGGTGATTGTCTGTTCACGCTGCGGAGAGGAAGATTTGTGGGCCGACGTGATCCAGTCCGGCGCATTCGATCTGATCCCTGATCCCATCGAACGTAATGAACTGCTGCGCATCGTCAATAGCGCGCGCAACAGCGAATACCTGCGCCGCTTCACGCATTTCCACAACGCGCAGGCCAGTTAA
- a CDS encoding phosphoglycerate kinase, with translation MSKLSICDLKLKGKKVFMRVDFNVPLGEDGSITPVITDDTRIRQTLPTIELALQQGARLILASHLGRPKGKVSPQMSLAPVASHLEKLLGTPVSFASDCVGSTATAAAAALTDGGVLLLENLRFHAEEEANDEAFSKQLASLADLYVNDAFGTAHRAHASTVGITHHLQQSAAGLLMEKELDYLGRALENPERPFVAVLGGAKVSDKIEVIRNLLPKVDALMIGGAMAYTFMRAQGLDTGKSLVEENKIELAGELLQQAKDNGWTLDLPGDHVIAEKVDAATLTKTVDGHILPIPDGWMGVDIGPETARLYAVQVVTAGTVIWNGPMGIFEVPPFAKGTFAVAQAVSKVRGTTIVGGGDSIAAITQAGFADKVSHISTGGGASLEFLGGRKLPGVEALSDKS, from the coding sequence ATGTCCAAACTCTCCATTTGTGACCTGAAATTGAAAGGCAAAAAAGTCTTCATGCGCGTGGACTTCAACGTCCCGCTCGGCGAAGACGGCTCGATTACCCCCGTAATCACCGACGACACACGCATCCGCCAGACGCTGCCAACCATCGAACTGGCTCTTCAACAAGGCGCGCGATTGATCCTTGCCTCGCACCTGGGGCGGCCCAAGGGCAAGGTAAGTCCCCAGATGAGTCTGGCGCCGGTTGCCAGCCATCTCGAAAAGTTGTTGGGAACGCCAGTGTCATTTGCCTCCGACTGCGTGGGATCAACGGCCACAGCGGCAGCCGCCGCCTTGACTGATGGCGGTGTGCTATTGCTCGAAAACCTCCGCTTCCACGCGGAAGAGGAAGCCAACGACGAGGCATTCTCCAAACAGCTTGCATCGCTGGCCGATCTCTACGTGAATGACGCCTTCGGCACGGCGCATCGCGCGCATGCCTCCACCGTGGGCATCACCCATCATCTGCAACAGTCCGCCGCCGGCCTGCTGATGGAAAAGGAGCTAGACTACCTGGGCCGCGCGCTTGAGAATCCCGAGCGGCCCTTTGTCGCGGTGCTGGGCGGCGCCAAAGTCTCCGACAAGATCGAGGTCATACGGAACTTGCTGCCCAAGGTGGATGCGCTGATGATCGGCGGGGCCATGGCCTACACCTTCATGCGCGCGCAGGGGCTCGACACTGGAAAATCTCTGGTTGAGGAAAATAAGATTGAGCTGGCGGGTGAACTGCTACAACAGGCCAAGGACAACGGTTGGACGCTGGATCTGCCCGGCGATCATGTCATCGCCGAGAAGGTCGACGCCGCTACCCTGACCAAGACTGTGGACGGACATATCCTTCCCATTCCAGATGGCTGGATGGGCGTGGACATTGGCCCGGAGACGGCCCGCCTTTACGCCGTGCAGGTGGTAACAGCCGGAACGGTCATCTGGAACGGTCCCATGGGAATATTTGAAGTCCCACCCTTTGCCAAAGGAACGTTTGCTGTCGCGCAGGCCGTTAGTAAAGTTCGCGGGACGACCATTGTTGGGGGAGGTGATTCGATCGCCGCCATCACTCAGGCCGGGTTCGCGGACAAGGTCAGCCACATCTCGACCGGCGGTGGCGCTTCTCTCGAGTTTCTGGGGGGCCGCAAGCTGCCGGGCGTGGAAGCTCTCTCGGACAAATCTTAA
- the gap gene encoding type I glyceraldehyde-3-phosphate dehydrogenase: protein MSTKVAINGFGRIGRNIYRAALHDPEIEIVAVNDITDPATLAYLLKYDSILGNLENTVVAGKDSIQVDHRTLRVFAERDPSAINWESVGAEVVVESTGLFTKAADAGKHLRGSVKKVIISAPASDEDVTLVLGVNDTAYDAAKHRIVSNASCTTNCLAPIAKVIHDNLNIRCGSMTTIHSYTNDQKLLDLPHPDLRRARAAALSMIPTSTGAAKAVHLVIPDLKGKLDGFAMRVPTPNVSVVDLVVFTEKPTTVVEVNALMKAAADGPMKGILGYSDQQLVSIDFKGDERSSIVDAPLTRVIGGNCVKVVSWYDNEWGYSCRVRDLIKFLAKKGL, encoded by the coding sequence ATGAGCACTAAAGTAGCGATCAACGGTTTCGGAAGAATCGGGCGGAACATCTACCGAGCCGCGTTGCACGATCCTGAGATCGAAATTGTGGCGGTGAACGACATCACCGACCCAGCCACGCTGGCATATCTTCTGAAGTACGATTCAATTCTGGGCAATCTGGAGAACACCGTGGTGGCCGGAAAGGACTCCATTCAGGTGGACCACCGCACCCTCCGCGTGTTTGCCGAGAGGGACCCCAGCGCCATCAATTGGGAGTCCGTAGGAGCCGAAGTAGTGGTGGAATCGACCGGCCTGTTCACCAAGGCCGCTGATGCCGGCAAGCATCTCCGGGGTAGCGTGAAGAAGGTGATTATCTCGGCGCCAGCCAGCGATGAGGACGTTACGCTGGTGCTGGGCGTGAACGACACAGCCTACGACGCAGCCAAGCACCGCATTGTCTCCAATGCCTCCTGCACCACCAATTGCCTGGCACCCATCGCCAAGGTCATCCACGACAATCTCAACATCCGCTGTGGCTCAATGACCACCATCCACTCCTATACCAACGATCAAAAGCTGCTCGATCTGCCGCACCCGGACTTGCGGCGCGCCCGCGCAGCGGCGCTCTCCATGATCCCCACCTCCACTGGCGCAGCCAAGGCCGTGCATCTGGTGATCCCGGACTTGAAGGGCAAGCTGGACGGCTTCGCCATGCGTGTGCCCACTCCCAATGTGTCCGTGGTGGACCTGGTGGTCTTCACCGAAAAGCCCACCACCGTCGTGGAGGTGAATGCGCTGATGAAGGCTGCCGCCGACGGTCCGATGAAAGGCATCCTCGGGTACTCCGATCAACAACTGGTATCCATCGATTTCAAGGGTGACGAGCGCTCTTCCATCGTGGATGCGCCATTGACCCGCGTGATTGGCGGAAACTGCGTTAAGGTCGTCTCCTGGTACGACAACGAGTGGGGTTACTCCTGCCGTGTCCGCGACCTCATTAAGTTCCTGGCCAAGAAGGGCCTGTAG
- the thiL gene encoding thiamine-phosphate kinase: MRLHELEFIERLRELAGTRKRSEKQSSLKLLQGIGDDCAVARHSRTHDLLVTTDLFIEDIHFRRAWQSAGSVGHKLLTRGLSDIAAMGGTPRLAFLSLALPRTTNQRWVDSFLKGFLSLARQHNVTLAGGDTGSSPAGFMADIIVLGDVLKGQAVMRSGARAGDEIWVSGKLGSAAFALANLSAGKRVSSGRTSSNPYFFPQARVHVGEYLRSRRLASAMMDLSDGLSIDLLRLCKASGAGAVIDERAIPKPRLTPLQYALDGGDDFELLFTVPAKKSHLMPEAVEGIGLTRIGTITAATGLRIVRNGKESLLPMRGYQHF; this comes from the coding sequence ATGCGGCTTCATGAGCTTGAATTCATTGAACGGCTGCGAGAGCTGGCCGGAACGCGCAAGCGGTCCGAGAAACAATCCAGCCTGAAACTGCTCCAGGGTATCGGCGATGACTGCGCGGTTGCTCGACACAGCCGCACCCACGATTTGCTGGTGACCACCGACCTCTTCATTGAGGATATTCATTTTCGTCGAGCATGGCAGTCTGCAGGCTCGGTGGGCCACAAGTTGCTGACGCGGGGCCTCAGCGATATCGCAGCGATGGGTGGTACTCCGCGTCTGGCGTTCCTATCTCTTGCGTTGCCACGCACCACCAATCAACGATGGGTGGATAGTTTCCTCAAAGGCTTTCTTTCGCTGGCTCGCCAGCATAATGTAACTTTGGCAGGCGGCGATACCGGCTCGTCCCCGGCAGGATTTATGGCGGACATCATCGTGCTGGGCGATGTCCTAAAGGGCCAGGCCGTGATGCGCAGCGGAGCGCGAGCAGGTGACGAAATATGGGTTTCAGGCAAGCTAGGAAGCGCGGCGTTTGCGCTCGCAAATTTGAGTGCAGGGAAGCGGGTGTCCTCCGGCAGGACATCATCGAACCCATACTTTTTCCCGCAGGCGCGTGTGCACGTGGGCGAGTACCTGCGTTCGCGAAGACTGGCCAGCGCCATGATGGACCTCAGCGATGGGCTTTCGATTGATCTACTCAGACTTTGTAAAGCCAGCGGTGCCGGTGCGGTTATTGATGAGAGGGCGATACCAAAACCGCGCCTGACTCCGTTGCAATATGCGCTGGATGGCGGAGACGATTTTGAGTTGCTCTTCACCGTTCCAGCGAAGAAATCACACCTCATGCCCGAGGCGGTCGAAGGAATTGGTTTGACGCGCATTGGAACAATCACCGCAGCGACTGGGCTGCGGATCGTGCGAAACGGCAAGGAGAGTCTGCTGCCCATGCGGGGCTATCAGCATTTCTAG
- a CDS encoding pyroglutamyl-peptidase I (catalyzes the removal of 5-oxoproline from various penultimate amino acid residues except L-proline), translating into MKILVTGFNAFGPVKINQSELIVTRLMQAPPREFALAAIILPTEYAAATAAIKRAIRRERPDAILCLGVAAGRSNISLERVALNLDDDKLADNAGVIRHGRKISRTGPPLYWSRLPLDAILHKLSRSRIAARISNHAGTYLCNHIFYIARHLTEKQGIPCGFVHVPKLRVLGKKKKQGMTLSTMLRGVDCCLTVLAATRKATRKATRKKGS; encoded by the coding sequence ATGAAGATTCTGGTGACCGGATTCAACGCCTTTGGACCTGTAAAAATCAACCAGTCCGAGTTGATTGTCACTCGACTGATGCAGGCTCCCCCAAGGGAGTTTGCGCTCGCCGCCATCATTCTGCCGACGGAATATGCCGCGGCGACGGCGGCCATCAAACGGGCAATCCGGCGGGAGCGACCGGATGCGATTCTTTGCCTTGGCGTTGCGGCAGGACGCTCGAACATCAGTTTGGAACGTGTGGCACTGAATCTGGATGACGATAAGCTTGCAGACAATGCCGGAGTTATCCGCCATGGCCGGAAAATTTCCCGGACCGGACCACCGCTTTATTGGTCACGGCTCCCGCTGGATGCCATACTGCACAAACTCTCGCGATCTCGCATCGCCGCCCGAATCTCCAATCATGCGGGCACTTACCTCTGCAATCACATCTTTTACATTGCTCGGCATCTTACTGAAAAGCAAGGCATCCCTTGCGGGTTCGTTCATGTTCCTAAACTACGTGTACTGGGCAAAAAGAAAAAACAAGGCATGACCCTGAGCACCATGCTGCGTGGAGTTGACTGCTGTCTAACGGTGCTCGCGGCAACAAGGAAGGCAACAAGAAAGGCGACAAGGAAAAAAGGCAGCTAG